A region of Jaculus jaculus isolate mJacJac1 chromosome 16, mJacJac1.mat.Y.cur, whole genome shotgun sequence DNA encodes the following proteins:
- the LOC101593756 gene encoding LOW QUALITY PROTEIN: zinc finger protein interacting with ribonucleoprotein K-like (The sequence of the model RefSeq protein was modified relative to this genomic sequence to represent the inferred CDS: inserted 2 bases in 1 codon; substituted 1 base at 1 genomic stop codon), whose protein sequence is MACVTWEIKTGPMSDPKRTGRAVGSLCPARDEAERLSSAACSPTCALGGRMAASAPVDQAQVSKTAEVHTELMPDCVTFEDVAICFSREEWKLLEETQSWEVEKDLPIISSLLKNLALPNSKKSNKITEGRGNIPNPKSQNKITEGKGDKPGPKSHKSGECKRSTSDKHILAHQPRASSGKKLYECNKCGKTFRGKYSISTXEVHTGERPWECSECGKFFSQTSHLNDHRRIHTGERPYECSECGKLFRXNSSLIDYQKTHTGARPYECNQCGKSFSQKATLVKHQRVHTGERPYKCSECGNSFSQSAILNQHRRIHTGAKPYECDQCGKSFSQKATLIKHQRVHTGEKPYKCGECGKSFSQSSILIQHRRIHTGARPYECSKCEKSFSQKSGLVQHQVVHTGEKPYECDQCGLSFSQCCSLIHHQKCHNT, encoded by the exons ATGGCCTGTGTTACCTGGGAGATAAAGACTGGTCCAATGTCTGACCCCAAAAGAACAG GCAGAGCCGTGGGCAGTCTTTGTCCCGCGAGAGATGAGGCCGAGAGGCTGTCTTCAGCTGCCTGCTCCCCAACCTGTGCGCTCGGCGGCCGGATGGCTGCTTCCGCACCCGTGGACCAGGCTCAGGTTTCCAAGACAGCAGAAGTGCATACAGAACTCATGCCCGACTGTGTGACCTTTGAGGATGTGGCCATTTGCTTCTCACGTGAAGAATGGAAACTTCTTGAGGAGACGCAGAG TTGGGAGGTTGAGAAGGACCTGCCGATCATATCGAGCCTTCTCAAGAACCTGGCTTTGCCCAACAGTAAAAAGTCCAATAAAATCACTGAGGGGAGGGGAAATATTCCTAATCCTAAGAGTCAGAATAAAATCACTGAGGGGAAGGGAGACAAGCCTGGTCCTAAAAGTCACAAGTCAGGAGAATGTAAAAGATCTACAAGTGACAAACACATTCTTGCTCACCAGCCAAGAGCCTCCTCTGGAAAAAAGCTTTATGAGTGTAACAAATGTGGGAAAACCTTCCGTGGCAAGTACTCGATCAGCAC AGAGGTCCACACTGGAGAAAGGCCTTGGGAGTGCAGTGAGTGTGGAAAGTTCTTTAGCCAAACCTCCCACCTGAACGATCATCGGAGAATCCACACTGGAGAAAGGCCTTATGAGTGCAGTGAATGTGGAAAACTGTTTAGATAGAACTCTAGTCTTATTGACTACCAGAAAACTCATACGGGAGCAAGACCTTATGAGTGTAACCAGTGTGGGAAATCCTTTAGCCAAAAGGCTACTCTTGTTAAACACCAGAGAGTTCATACTGGAGAAAGACCTTATAAGTGTAGTGAATGTGGAAATTCCTTTAGCCAAAGTGCCATTCTTAACCAACACCGGAGAATTCACACTGGAGCAAAGCCTTATGAATGTGATCAGTGTGGAAAATCCTTCAGCCAAAAAGCTACCCTTATTAAGCACCAGAGAGTTCACACCGGAGAAAAGCCTTATAAGTGTGGTGAATGTGGGAAATCCTTTAGTCAAAGCTCCATCCTTATTCAGCACCGCAGAATTCATACAGGAGCAAGGCCCTATGAGTGTAGCAAGTGTGAAAAGTCTTTTAGCCAGAAGTCTGGCCTTGTTCAACATCAGGTAgttcacactggagaaaagcctTATGAATGTGACCAGTGTGGGCTTTCCTTTAGCCAATGCTGTAGCCTCATTCATCACCAAAAATGTCACAACACATAG